Proteins encoded by one window of Cinclus cinclus chromosome 14, bCinCin1.1, whole genome shotgun sequence:
- the LOC134049720 gene encoding neuropeptide Y receptor type 2-like: MESLKPDMGPLEGANSTFTVEKTALDEKLPHGWHAKDFVTPTQDLSGSRSVMMDSTKILGVQVILIAAYSLIILLGFIGNSLVIYIIVKYKTMRTVTNFFIANLALADLMVDTLCLPFTLVYTLLDEWKFGAVLCHLVPYAQALSVHVSTLTLTVIALDRYRCIVFHLDSRISKRLSFTIIAVMWLAAAVLAGPLAIFREYRYEEIPSINLKMAVCSEKWPSGNNRDATIYSLSMLLLQYVLPLAIICYAYTRIWFKLKNHVSPTSRNENQCRRRKTTKMLVMVVVVFAVCWLPFHIFQLAIDLDLVLIFHEYKLLYTLFHVGAMCSTFVNPLLYGWMNKNYRNGFIMFFRCQNKPESIHTEGSVRGRSYVFRANTLNGSIKQTPGNGALPTEV; the protein is encoded by the coding sequence atGGAAAGTCTCAAGCCAGACATGGGACCATTGGAGGGAGCCAACAGCACATTCACTGTGGAGAAGACTGCATTAGATGAGAAGCTGCCACATGGCTGGCATGCCAAGGACTTTGTCACTCCTACCCAGGATCTCTCTGGTTCCCGCAGTGTCATGATGGACAGCACCAAGATCCTGGGGGTCCAGGTCATCCTGATTGCTGCCTACTCCCTCATCATTCTTCTGGGATTCATTGGAAACTCCCTGGTCATCTACATCATAGTGAAGTACAAAACCATGAGGACTGTCACTAACTTCTTCATAGCTAACCTGGCCCTGGCAGACCTGATGGTGGACACACTCTGTCTGCCATTCACCCTAGTGTACACCCTGCTGGACGAGTGGAAGTTTGGAGCTGTCCTTTGTCACCTGGTTCCTTATGCTCAAGCTCTGAGTGTCCATGTGTCCACTCTCACCCTGACTGTGATTGCCCTGGATAGGTACCGCTGTATCGTTTTCCACCTGGACAGCAGGATTTCCAAGAGGCTCAGCTTCACCATCATAGCTGTCATgtggctggcagcagctgtcCTAGCAGGGCCTCTGGCCATCTTCAGGGAGTACCGATACGAGGAAATCCCATCCATTAACCTCAAAATGGCTGTTTGCTCAGAAAAATGGCCCTCTGGTAACAACAGAGATGCCACCATCTACAGTCTGTCCATGCTCCTCCTGCAGTATGTTCTTCCTCTCGCAATTATTTGTTATGCCTACACCAGGATCTGGTTCAAGCTGAAAAACCATGTCAGTCCCACTTCTAGAAATGAAAACCAATGCCGGAGGAGGAAAACAACCAAAATGCTCGTGATGGTAGTTGTGGTATTTGCAGTCTGTTGGCTCCCCTTCCACATATTCCAGCTTGCCATTGATCTTGATCTGGTTCTTATCTTCCACGAGTACAAACTCCTGTACACTCTCTTCCATGTAGGGGCCATGTGCTCTACATTTGTCAACCCCCTCCTCTATGGATGGATGAACAAGAACTACAGGAATGGCTTCATTATGTTCTTCCGTTGCCAGAACAAGCCTGAAAGCATCCACACTGAAGGCTCAGTTAGAGGGAGGTCTTATGTCTTCAGGGCCAACACCCTAAACGGGAGCATCAAACAGACTCCTGGCAATGGAGCACTGCCCACAGAGGTttag